From the Chanos chanos chromosome 7, fChaCha1.1, whole genome shotgun sequence genome, the window CGGGTGTGTGTTGAATTTGCTTTGTTTGACTCTTATGTAGTCAAAtggaataaaaacatttttttttccttaagagCAGTGACTTTGAGTGAGTTTTTCTTCAGTTTGAGTTCTGTCTGAACTATTTCTATCTGGTTCTATCTGGCAGGATTTAGGATTTTAATCCCCCTATTCTGGTGctatttattctttctttttcttatttcactgaaaagaaTATATAAATTTTTCTCTAGGAACacattctaaacatttaaatactGATTTCCCAGTGTGTAGTTTCCCAGGGCAACAGAAATATTCGAGGTATTCTGAAACACGATAAGATAGAAGTTGAGTAAATATTTGCCAACTATTCTGTCAGCTGACGAGAATTTAAATTCGTAATCGATTTGagataaatgtttatgtaatttCATTGCACTCCTCAATGTGTATTTGAGCTTTGAGAGCTGAGAATGAGTCAGTTTAAGACGGCTAAAAGTGCGAGTCAAACATTAGTACTGCGCGCATGCCAATGCATGTTCAGAGACGcaagatgtttttaaaatgcgTTTAGTTTAGGTCGCCGAGAGTCTCATAAAATAGGACCTGCAGTTAGAGCCTCAAATGTGCGGCACTGCTGAGCATTGTTTAACTATCTAATGTCAACTGCTCTTGCCTAGTTGTTTATCTTGCTCCATCTTTAATCTACACTCGATTAACAGGACTGTGGCGGTGTTGTACGCTCGAGTCCACTGGGTGCAGCTACAGCTAGCAAGCTGGCTAGCGGTATGGGACGCTATtacttgtttttaaatttatttgttaATGAAAGAGAATAATATTTTATTGACTACTTCGAATGTGAAAATAACAGGAGGCCTCAATCagtatttttaataatttatacCAGGTAACCAGATACATATATCTGGTGCATTGTATCGTCTAGCCATGGTTTTAATGATGGAATCGCAGTGCGAGTATTTTATGTATTTCCCAGCCGTGCCCATTTCGGACTTGTCCGATCCAGCTCGGTATCGAACACTTCCACGTCGCAGTCACTTGTACCTTGGCGAAACCGTGCGTTTTCTACTGGTCTTGCGCTCCCAAAATGTTGCATCTGGGTCTACAGGGAGTGCGGGTGTTGACAGCGGTGGGTCAGAGCATCCGAGCAGCCGCTCTTGGAGAGAGCTGGCCAattctctgtgtgctgttgcAAGTGTCTGCCCTGGCgacaacagacagaggacaCAACCATTGTACCATGATTACCACAGCAGTGGGGACGAATATGTGGAGGACACCGACGACGATGACGCAGCTGAGACAGGCTGCACAGGTAGAGGAGGCATGAGATACCGAGGTTTCAGAGAGTGCAAGCCGCTCCTCATTCACAATAACCCGGGTAATGGCGTGAGAGAATTCCGCAAGGCACCTTTACAGGTAAAGACAACGGTTCTCTTTTCCCATTTAAATAGATTTTCACgtagtaataaataaattgacAATTAAACCGTCGATAAAATTGCATGCATGTTGGTTGTTATCGAGTTTGCCTCCTATTTACAACTAGGAAGTTTTGATATTTCCTGTTTTAGACCCCATTCGACGTGTTGACCAGAGATAATGCAAAGGCACGGACATGAACCTCTCTTACTGTCAGTCAGCGTAATTATTGGCAGCTTTGCACTCAGTGACTTTCTCGTGAGGTTTTCCTGCCTTGTACTGAAAGACAAATTGTAACGAGTTACATAAATTAATTCCCATTTCGTACGTTTACCGTCGGTTATCCACTCTCAAAcgtatgcttttttttcttttaatgcaaGCACGTCTGAGCGCGCTCGGTAGCCTGAGGTGGCAGAAGAATTGAGCATAAGGCTCATGTGATGTTTACCCACACACCTGTGTTATCAGACATCTGTGTATTTAGAGCTTTGTAAGGGGGAACATGTGAAGCTTAAATGAACGGGAACCCTGTGCCACACCAACCAGTGCAGCCTCACTTTAGCACAGAACAAAGAATATCACGATATATTCATTCAGCTCATTAAACAGTGCGTCATTTTTTATCACCTAACCCTTGATTGGTTGAATCAGCTTTGTCAGTGCTTGGCTGGTATATAAATATCCTTCAAAACACGGACTATCCAGGAATCGAGTTGATTCCTGTTTCTAGGACTGGAGCTTTGACACGATGGACTTGACAGTTAAATTAACAGATTTCCATCCCGTGAAGCGGCACCTCTGAGAACGACATTCGGATTCCGCTACCTAATAAAAAACGTAAAGCAGGGTTAGTCTGGTGTTTGTTCTGCTCTCACCGTAGACACACCCCCCTGTGTAAATTCCGGCTGACTGGTCTACTCTAGGACAAGGCATTTGACGAGTAAATATAGGAAGTAAGTGGTGTGCAGTCATTCAAATGCTCACTCTGTTAAATGAAAGAGGGCTAAGCCTCATATTCGTGTATGTAAACCAAGCCTAGTGGGAGAGTCCAGCACTTCCTGTATATGTTTCTTCGCCCATTACCTTacgcttctgtttgttttccttcatttcactcagtcacCTGTAGATGAGCCTGTTGTGCTGAATGATGAGGTCATCTTCCCTCTCACTGTTTCATTGGACAAACTCCCTGTCAACACTCTGAAAGTGAAGGTAAAGTCATCATTGAAACATAGATGACAGCtgtttatggctttttttttttttttcaaatgtttcctTTGTATGTTATACTGTGGGTCCCCCCAGATATCTGTATCTGAGCTGCATgtatgtaaagagagagagagggagaaggaggggtgGGTTGCCTTTCTGAAGAGCTCCCATCAAAAGTAGTACAAAACTAAACATGCCGTAACCATTGTGCATCACAAccgtctgtgtctctgttcttgATGCAGATCATTGTGACTGTGTGGAagcaggaagaggagaaagccGAAATTCGGGAGCAGGGCTACCTCAGCATCCTACAGCAGAAGAACCCTTGCCAAACCTTCCGCCAGGACCTCAACACATTCAAAGCCCAGGGTGAGCGTTTTGAGATGGAACATCCTGCCTGTTGCCCCAGcaacagaatgttctagaaccgTTGTGATACAACCCAGTGGTATCTGGTTGTGAATGTACCCAGTGGCCCATTGCAGTATGATGTCATTATTGATCTCATCTCTGGTGGGGTTCATATTGCTACATCTCAGCTAATTCCaattttttatgtctctctcttctctttattcttttcattcataCTAAGAAATTAGGTTTAtatgtctctgtttaatttttttctagAGAATGCgcattgaaaacaacaacaacaacaataacaacaacaacaacaaaagcaaaaataaaaattataataataataatagataaCCCCAATGATTTAAAAAGGAGATTTAACACTGCAGAATGTCATTGTTCTGTCATAAGGCCAACCTCATTCAATGCTAAACGCATTCTCGCTTTACATGTTAGAGTGGACTGTTGTCATGTTCCCAGGGGTAACATAAtgaatcttctttttttttcctttctttctctcccccccccccttccgtGTCTTGTCTTTTGTTATCAGTCAGCACCACGCTGAACGTCTTACCACCGCCCACAGTGAAGTGTCAGCAGATGACTGTGTCTGGGAGACACTTGACTATCTTGAAAGGTAAGAGTCGGGGGGCGGAAGCCGGGCGTGATGTTATTTGTGCCAACAGTCATCCCTCTGGCAGggctcaaataaataaataaataaataaataaataaataaataagtaagtataTAAACAAACCAGAAGAATAGACAAGCTCAGAATGATTTGTAGCTTAGTCATTGCTATTTCAGCTTCGCCAgtcaggcatttttttttgctgttgttgttgatgtcaCTCAAAGATGAAGGTTAACAATAAAGTACGTGCGAGTTGTTAAGTAAACAGTGGCTCGAGGGAAGAGTTTCTTTTCCCCCGAGCAGCGTTATGTCATAACTGCTTATGGTGAAGAGAGTGTCTCTATAACTGGTGATATTTAATACGCTTTAATGATTTGCTCTCTTAATTTCTTAACAACATCCCCAGTAGGCACAGTTATTAGATGAGATTCCCTGCATAGTTCTCATGGGCCCAATGCCATtcctcattttctgtttcttccacCCCCCAGCACACCTTACCGAGTTAATCCATCATGATCAGCGGACCATTAAAGCCATGCATTTCtcaaaaataaactgacaaaTTATATCGCATGAATGGGGTCCCGGAGGACTGGGATGAAATATGGTTGAATCATACAtgcaattatttattttttgccgGCTTTGATGTTTGACCTTTTGTAGTGGGAATTGTACAAAGTTTACAATCTTGTTAAGCTGGCCTTATAAGAGGGAGGAAGGAAAACATGTCGAAAAGCATATCTAAGACATACAGCgatgcttttttttcagagaagcTACTTGagttattttgaaaaagaatgaatcGAAAAAGGATGAATGCGGAGTCTATGTTCAGTTCGCAGAATGCCACATGGCTACTCATGgtggttcaaaaaaaaaaaaggaaacttagATCAtgtgtttcttctgtgtttttaaaagcctcacaaaacagcacaactGAAAAGCAAGCAAAGCCCTTAACTTACTGAATTCCTTCATTTGCTGTGTGTAGAAATCCTTGCAAGAGCACGCAATGAacttttgcctctctctctctctctctctctccctctccctctccctctcccctcctctcccctgtgtgtgtgtgtgatttctacATTGTGTATGAGCATGAAACTAATGTGAGGTATTATAAAGCACAGCCATACGTCAGAATTGTCTCATTCATAGGCCATCTCCACCCTGTCCCAGTGGGAAGTGGAGACTGATGTGTGTAGAGTGGTTTTAGTTTGAGCTTCCTCGTTCAGAGACTCGTACAAAAGTACATTTGAAACACTAGgaaattttttttgggggggggggggttactgtcAGTTGGAATTTGTATAATTAAATATCTAACAGTGTGACATAACCGCACAGTAAGACGCTTCTTCTCAACAGAAACGAGTCGTTCTCTGAGGGGGATTGTCTGTTGAAATATAAACTTAACATCCTATTGAAGTGACACCATTGTTCAGGGGACAATGGCCCCATTGTGTGTGCTCGAAGCGTAGCTTTAATGTCTCATTTATGTCACTTCCTGTCTCACGTCTCATCGCTGTTTCAGTGTTAAACGGAAGTTCTcaggaggaggtgtgtgtgagagacatcaGAATCCTGCCCAACTTCAACACGGCCTACTTGCCCATGATGCCTGACGGCTCAGTGCTGCTAGTTGACAATGTCTGGTATGGTCAAGTGCAGTGCTTTCATTATCACTAGGATATTTGCCAAATCCAAATTGCTGGAACAAGGTTACGTTAAATTAGCACAGCTTCTTCCTCCCactgcatttacattttcatggATCAAATACTCTTGTTATAACTCTGAAGTCGGAGTCATTTAATTAAACACGAAACTTCTCTGACTAAATTGCTCGGATAAAGATTGCTTAATTAATGATTCACCTGCGTGCTTTTTGCCCCTGGCTGTTTGAGTTGCTTTTGGTGTATTGGATCCTTatgcttctgtgttttttttttttttttttctccagtcacCAGTCAGGAGAGGTTGCCATGACATCATTCTACAGAATGGACAGCGAGTCCAGCCGTCTTCCCAGTACACTCACTGCTCTAGAGGAGCAGAACTTTCTGTTCCAGCTGCAGCTGAATGATCAGACACAGGAAGACACAAATGAGGTGAGAGGGAAGGAGACATAATTTAAAGGGAAAATCCCTGAGGTGATGATAACAATGAGCATAAGATTACATAGTATGCAAAACGAAACCAGATGCAAACGAGGATTTTGTTTTAGTTATGTGTGAATAACAAAAGAGACTAAAATCTTTAAATCCTCACTCTTATGTATAGGTTGCATTTATAGCATTTTGACAATTGCACTATACActgttttatatgtatgtatatgtatatgtgtgggtctgtctgtgtgtgtgtatatatatgtgtatatagaAAAACTTGTTTAAAGACTTATCTATATATATAAGATACAGTCCCTTTTCTGAGTGTGCTTGTTTCATCTCCCCCCTGCATTACTTGTTCATGCCTCAGGGACTGGAGGTGCCGTTGGTGGCTGTTCTGCAGTGGTCCACCTCCAAACTGCCCTTCACCAACTCCATCTACACCCATTACAGCCTGCCCAGGGTTAAGCTGGACCGACCCCGCTTTGTGATGACAGCCAGCTGCCCCAGTGTTGTAAGGGCGCAGGAACATTTTCGGGTCAGATACACTCTACTCAACAACCTACAAGACTTCCTGGCTGTCCGGCTGGTCTGGACTCCTGAGGGTGAGAATAAGCGGAGATAGAAGTAAAGAAGGAGTTGActgattgatggatggatggatggatggacgaaGGGGTGAGAAGTATGAGAAGAACGTAGAAATAGTTGGTCtgaaagagggaaatgggagaaaagaaaaccagatgacagagagagagagagagagaaaagccagcaaatgagaaaaacagggcCAGAGGGAAGAGAAGTGGAGTGAGGGGAGATTCACAGAGTGAGTAGGTGATGCCCAGTGAGttgcaaaacaaagagaacggggggggggggggggggttagcgtATGAAGCACATTATGgaaactgactgagaaagacATTGAATAGGGAACAGCCTGAGCTCTAGAGCGTGTAATACATGCAGGAGAGTGACGGGAAGCTATGTGAGTTCAAAGGGAGGGAGAGCTCAAATGCTATTAGAAAGGCCGGGGTATCTTTTGGCCGTGTTGCGCAGAAAACTCAATAACTGTGAactataaaaacagagagattccAACAGTGTTTGGTGACAGCATCCAGATGCGCTCGTGGAAGATTAAGTGCATTGGGGCGTGGGCTGCATAAATGTTCAGTAATACAAAGTCAGTGGACGTGGAGGGGTGGAATAAAACGCTTTGAAACTGGTCAGCGGGCTTCACTGTGCTGAACAGACAACCGAACACATTGTTAGCCAGCATTGCCGATGGATTATGCGAGTCTCAAGGGCTAGGTGTGGACCACTCCGTTTGgctgcctgtttgttttcagatcaAATTTAGCATGCGAAAGCAAAGCCCCCCCCCTAACATTTTAGTAGCACcgagagagataaacaaaaatgaaagcagaaatatgttgcgtttttttttcccccctccgcAAATAACGCccttgtttatgtatttatttatttttttaatattgttgttCCTGTCTCATTACATCAGTATTTatcgctctcttctctcttatGTCTCCTCTCATTCCTGGgtcttgtctctgtttcaggTCGCGGGCAGAAGGAAGACCCTGCAGTGAATGCAGTGGTGTGTCACTCTCCACTCAGTAACCTTGGTTACTGTCGCAAGGGCAGCactctgtctgttactgtggCCTTCCAGATACTCAAAGCAGGCCTCTTTGAGGTACTAAACTGACCACCTAATAAACTCGCTCGCATGTATTCCGAAAGGAAATGAGCTAATTAGATTGGAATTTAATTAGAGCAAACATGCTTTCCCCTCGGTTTGTCATACTTATGATTGACACTTTTATCAGAACTTAATATTGTTGAATACCTTCCTGATCTCCGCTATCCCATAATTCCTGTGTTTGTATAGTTGAGTCAGCACATGAAGCTGAAGCTGCAGTTCACGGCATCCGTGTCCAACCCGC encodes:
- the trappc14 gene encoding trafficking protein particle complex subunit 14, with amino-acid sequence MVLMMESQCEYFMYFPAVPISDLSDPARYRTLPRRSHLYLGETVRFLLVLRSQNVASGSTGSAGVDSGGSEHPSSRSWRELANSLCAVASVCPGDNRQRTQPLYHDYHSSGDEYVEDTDDDDAAETGCTGRGGMRYRGFRECKPLLIHNNPGNGVREFRKAPLQSPVDEPVVLNDEVIFPLTVSLDKLPVNTLKVKIIVTVWKQEEEKAEIREQGYLSILQQKNPCQTFRQDLNTFKAQVSTTLNVLPPPTVKCQQMTVSGRHLTILKVLNGSSQEEVCVRDIRILPNFNTAYLPMMPDGSVLLVDNVCHQSGEVAMTSFYRMDSESSRLPSTLTALEEQNFLFQLQLNDQTQEDTNEGLEVPLVAVLQWSTSKLPFTNSIYTHYSLPRVKLDRPRFVMTASCPSVVRAQEHFRVRYTLLNNLQDFLAVRLVWTPEGRGQKEDPAVNAVVCHSPLSNLGYCRKGSTLSVTVAFQILKAGLFELSQHMKLKLQFTASVSNPPPEARPLSRKNSPSSPAVRDILDRHQASLSLGRSQSFSHQQPSKSLLTRTGSVMERRAITPPVGSPVGRPLYLPPDRNILSLDKIAKRECKVLVLEAHS